In one window of Microbacterium natoriense DNA:
- a CDS encoding ABC transporter permease, giving the protein MSAPTRASLWRDLIHKPFFWGIVAIVALLALNVIKDPTYLAISINPNNGNLVGNLIDILRQAAPVMMIAIGMSLVIATGGIDLSVGSLMAVSGAVSMEFLAAAGDSTSIGVALAAVGLSLLITGILGAVNGVLVAYVGLQPFIATLVLMLAGRGVAKVITGGQNTAASSDPFRWIANGFVIGIPVVFILAVLIVVLVAWVVRRSALGLMIEAIGINPKASRMAGIKPKGLLLTAYVLSGILAGIAGVMSVGSVMTVDISRTGYQLELDAILAVVIGGASLAGGKFSLSGAFVGALLIATLDKTVLYLGVSSSATPAFKAIVIVAICLLQSDRVRSWFQRRKKTVAPAPRVEIVKEEAAA; this is encoded by the coding sequence ATGAGCGCCCCCACCCGCGCGTCCCTGTGGCGCGATCTGATCCACAAGCCGTTCTTCTGGGGCATCGTCGCGATCGTCGCGCTGCTCGCGCTCAACGTGATCAAGGACCCGACCTATCTCGCGATCTCGATCAACCCGAACAACGGCAACCTGGTCGGCAACCTGATCGACATCCTGCGTCAGGCCGCGCCCGTCATGATGATCGCGATCGGCATGTCTCTCGTGATCGCGACCGGCGGCATCGACCTCTCGGTCGGTTCTCTCATGGCCGTCTCCGGAGCCGTCTCGATGGAGTTCCTCGCCGCCGCCGGCGATTCGACCTCGATCGGCGTCGCGCTCGCCGCGGTCGGACTGTCGCTGCTCATCACCGGCATCCTGGGCGCCGTCAACGGCGTCCTCGTCGCCTATGTGGGCCTTCAGCCCTTCATCGCGACTCTCGTGCTGATGCTCGCGGGTCGCGGCGTCGCGAAGGTGATCACGGGCGGCCAGAACACGGCGGCCTCGAGCGACCCGTTCCGGTGGATCGCGAACGGCTTCGTGATCGGCATCCCCGTCGTGTTCATCCTCGCGGTGCTCATCGTCGTCCTGGTGGCCTGGGTCGTGCGCCGCAGCGCGCTGGGCCTCATGATCGAGGCCATCGGCATCAACCCGAAGGCGAGCCGGATGGCCGGCATCAAGCCCAAGGGGCTGCTGCTGACCGCGTACGTCCTCAGCGGCATCCTCGCCGGCATCGCCGGAGTCATGTCGGTCGGCAGCGTCATGACGGTCGACATCTCCCGAACCGGCTACCAGCTCGAGCTCGACGCGATCCTCGCGGTCGTGATCGGCGGCGCTTCGCTCGCCGGCGGCAAGTTCTCCCTCAGCGGCGCCTTCGTGGGCGCCCTGCTGATCGCGACCCTCGACAAGACCGTGCTGTATCTCGGGGTCTCCTCCTCGGCGACCCCAGCCTTCAAGGCGATCGTGATCGTCGCCATCTGCCTGCTGCAGTCCGACCGGGTGCGCAGCTGGTTCCAGCGCCGCAAGAAGACCGTGGCGCCCGCACCCCGAGTCGAGATCGTGAAAGAGGAGGCTGCGGCATGA